One Setaria viridis chromosome 5, Setaria_viridis_v4.0, whole genome shotgun sequence genomic region harbors:
- the LOC117857263 gene encoding uncharacterized protein: MASRRGSSSCALCEGSNLPSCCTACVNARLVEYHARLRMMRSLRDSLQARIAARLEAKSEVDEQRIWRVSKTQDIMELRDRLTELKGKTVIEKTKVQQSSSDLKAQTASLNLAYVTVYMGTRATSETVNQNHKIGRMVYL; this comes from the exons ATGGCGTCCCGGCGGGGCAGCAGCAGTTGCGCGCTCTGCGAGGGATCCAACCTCCCCTCCTGCTGCACCGCGTGCGTCAACGCAAG GCTGGTCGAGTACCACGCGAGGCTGCGCATGATGAGGAGCCTCCGCGACTCCCTCCAAGCCCGCATCGCCGCGCGCCTCGAGGCCAAG AGCGAAGTGGATGAGCAGAGGATCTGGAGAGTGAGCAAAACTCAGGATATCATGGAGTTGAGGGATCGGCTCACTGAGTTGAAGGGAAAAACTGTAATAG AGAAGACCAAAGTCCAGCAGTCATCGAGTGATCTCAAGGCACAAACGGCATCGCTGAATTTGGCTTATGTTACGGTATATATGGGTACCCGTGCAACCTCGGAAACTGTGAATCAAAACCACAAGATAGGACGGATGGTGTACCTGTGA